In Lolium rigidum isolate FL_2022 chromosome 7, APGP_CSIRO_Lrig_0.1, whole genome shotgun sequence, the DNA window AGTAGCTTCTTCTCTTTTGCGTAAGTACCGTGTTGTAAGTTTTTCATTTCAACAATTATACTGGAACTGCTTATTAGGTCTCTATCTCCATATTGTTACTCTAACATGTTCGTGTATTTGCATGTTGTCTGAACTTGTTTCCTTCAACCTCTGTTTCACACACTCACTTAATCATCTACTGTTTTGTCAGTCCATCGGATGTacacaaaacagaaaaaggaCCTAGAAAAACATTGGTCATATAAAACAATTTTAATCTATCAGTGTTCCTCACACATTTGACATGGTGCTAACAGCTTGTTATGAGATatttttcttgtttgagtaattaataaaatcatcactagGTGGGGGTTCTTCAGAATTCATAACCCTAGAAGAAAAATGAGGTCCCTCAAAACAAAAGGAGATGATGTAAACTCATTCAACTGTCCCAAAAAGTTGCCACACCCAAAATTCTCCACTAAAGTGGTAAACGTAAATAACATAGCATCATCACTACACTTGAGCATTAAGTTATACTCCCTCCCTTCCATATTAGCTATCGCAGATGCAGATGTACATATACACAAAATAAGATACATCCATATAAGCTACAACTAGTATGGAATTTAGGGAGTACTCTTTACCTGTTCCAGTGCCACGGTAAAACAATAGACCCATCAATTCAAAAAATGAGTAGTATATCAACACGGACAATAGCTTCTTTCAATATTTACCAGCGCCTTAATCCATTTGGAAACAGAAGTCTGAGAAAACATGTTTCTCAGTTTCTCATTGCAATAACGAATATGTTCTCTGTGGAATATCTCTCGTGCACAAACTGGGCTTATTTCTGCTGAAGGACCCGGGATGCATACTTTGCTCACGGAAATCTAGCCTATAAAGGAGTAATTTATAGGATAAATAAGGTGTAGCGCACCAATCAGAGGAATCTTTTTATCGGGCGGTCAGCTTAATCCCACAAGATCTCAAAGCTTTGGCTTGGCTTCTCTAGACCATGCTGGAGCTCTAACTTTCAGGTTGGACTTCTCAGCCTCCTCGTCATTCTCCTCCTCTTCCAAAATCTCCTTAGAAACTGCCTCCGGATTTTCCTTGATGCAGTTCTGCAATGCGATGAAGGGCTTCACACAATCTGATCCCTGGCAAGGCAAAGGAAACAAATTTTGTGTAAGTCAATACTAAGGAAGACATAGACATGAATCAAACAGTCAATAGCATCAAAGATTGTAAACAcataaataaatttagaaaagtaaCAACAATAATTTGTGTTTTCCAGTCAATTATATTATCTAAATTTCTTAATTCTTTCAACTGCGGTGTTAGTCCTTTTTTGgacttgtacatataaccttcattctatcaatgcatcgaaacacaTGCTTTTTGCGTTTTCGCGGGAAAAAAAATATGAAGGTCAATTCTCAAGGTGTTAAGTAACAGGTAGCCTGAACAAGTACTTTTGACGCTGCAATGTGCAGAAGCAAATGTATCTTGTTTGCATAAACTAAAATGTACCTAACAATTTGATAGCAAGCCAATACCGATTGAAATACTCCGtaataggaaaaggaaaaaaaatgctgGCAGTAAAAAGGATCACACCCGTCATTATCAAGGCTGCACATGCGAAATGGTGGTATCAGTTAACAAGATCTGCTAAACAATAGCTCACACATTgtttagtactccctctgtcccataatataagatgttattacaaccaatataaTGTAATTGgttggttgtaataacatcttatattaaggGACAGGGGGAGTAGTTACCTATCCTTGAGTATTTATTATTGTTTGGTCATACTGAGCTAAGCTTAGAACAAAGAGCAGCTTATTATGATTATCATACCACATGTTTAAGTAACTAGCAAGACAACCGTGCTACGCTACCGAACCTAATAAGACAATGTAGAACATAGTTTACTGAAGTTGTAtgtcaaattaattaactttgatgcttttgtttaTCAGGGCAGCAGATGATACAGTAGCATTCATATGTCGCACTTGTCAGTGCTGAGACAAGGAAGGCTAGAAAAGAGGTGAACTAATGACCACCAACGCGAAACTTTGTATGGAAAGAAATAACTTGCAGCAAGATAAATTTCAATGAAAGCAACTTAGTAATTTGAAGCAAAAATACAACCTTCTCTTCTTCGGTACTCCTCAGGAAGCAGGAAAATGCATCGATAAATCCACTGCCACAAGGTCCACTTTTCAAATCAGCAACGCATGGACATTCCAGAGCTTTCTGTACCTTCACGTCAATTGACTGCACAAGCAAACAACAGTTTCACTGATATCCCAAGTGCCATGAAGAATACGATAATGATACACGAGCATCTATCGACTATCCAAAGCAAAAGAAAGGGTCTTACGTCATTGTTATCCTCACTAAACGCTCTGTGCATTACAAAAAAATCCAACATCAGTAATCAGAACATTAATGCTGGGATAGATTAAATGAGCcttcaaaagaaaacaaaatatccCATGCAAAGCGCACAGTTTAAAGCTTGGCAAAAAAAATGCAACATCAGACAATTAATATCAGTCTAGGTTGTTGCCTAGAAACTATTGTAATCCTGCTACTAATTAATGAATGATGGCTCCATTGAAAAAAGATGAGTGAAAGCCCCTGATTCCAATAAAAGAACACTAAGAGCACATTTAAAAGAGCAAAGCATGCCACAAAAATTTAAAAGAGCGCACAAACTGTCTAGACATTGGTGTATTTTTTGGAGATCTAGGAACTCAATCTAGTCTTTTTGGGCAGATATTAGCAGGTTAAAGCTTAGTGCTCCTCAGGCCCGGGGTGTTATTAACTTAGCACATACCGTAGGTGGCACTAACATTAAGACAACCTCAATTTTGGCCTGAACGCATATAGTATGTTGTAGGATTTGCAAGATTACACCAGTTCACCATCGAATAAAATGTCTGCCCTGCATAACCAAAAACTAGAGAATCACAGGAACAATGTCGTCCATCCACTACCAACTGTACGTATTAGTAGAGGTCCTAGTCTCCTTGAGCTCCGCTCTCACCAATGCTCCTCAAGTCCATAGTACTGCGAAGGGACCTAGATGCAAGCGCGACTCAAGGAGAGCTACCCCTGGAAGCAACCGTGTACAGGGAAACCAAGATTACGAGGGAACCGCCTCCGGCGAATAAGATTCAGACTTCCGGCATGTACCTGCGACGAGCTCCTCGAGGGAGGAGGGCAGCGGAGAAGGCTCCCCCGCCTCCGCGGCAGGCTGGCTCTGGTCTTGGCCCATCGAGGCTTGAGCTCTAGCTAGCTCGCGCAGGCGGTGACGGCGGCTAGCAACACAAACAGTGGCTGGTTCGATCGAGTATGCCAATGATTAAGTGAATAATTTAAGTTCAGGGACACCCTCATTTTCCAATCCGTGTGCAGCAAACAGATTACTTCAACTGCTGCTGCTTATGATAAATAAAACTGTTTACATCGCTGCAGCACTAGAAATACAGGTTTGTTtgatttttatattttaaaaaagGAAATTTTCAAATGTTTTGGCACACTGAGCCGTATCTATGGATCAGTTCTGAAGAAGGTTGCGCTTCATTACTGCCTTGGTGGAAAAAAGTTCAGCTTTTCATGTGTTGACAAGGCAATCTATGGATGCGCATTCACAGAACTATGGTATCCTAGCACAGAATGAGAAAACAGTACCCAAGATACATAAAATCCATAATATCATCCAAACATATATGTTTATGCTCAGCATTGCTATATAGCTATGATATATATATGTTGGCATTGCTATATATATGTTTATGCTCAGCATTGGCTATTTGAATTGATTGTCACCATTCAGATATTTGAACTTGGGATAGTTGGACAGTTCAAGATGGGAGTTTCCTTATAGCAAAAGTTGTTTGGAAGTTTTGGTATAGTAGTGTTCAATTTGTTAGTTGACTTGTGAAGAGTGATACTTTAAAACAAACTGATTTTGCACAAGAATAATCATTGTTCATACATGTCCACCGAACCATCCTAACTGAAAGTAATTGCAAGTTGTACCCTAGCACAGAATGTGAAAACAGTACCCAAGATTATGTACTTACTATTTAAAATCCATAATATCATCCAAACATAAATACATGGCAACATTTGAGAGCTACCCCTACAGTTGTAAGCTGTTTGCCACGCCCCTAAGAAATACTCATCACAACAGTCACGAGCTGGCAAGAAACAGCTGATAGTATACTCAGAATCTAGAAACGAACCGGGGCCGCCAACAGAGCGGTGACCAGCTGGACCAGCAACGGGATATGCTGCTCCCGAAGCGAGACTATGGTGGAACTCATGTCCAGTAAACGAAGAGTGGCATCGTGTAGCAGTAGGCTCAGCAGTCTGGCTTGGCCTGAGATGTGTGCTTCCTTAAAGGCCTTCCCCAGATCAAAGATCGCAATTGCTGAGTTCTTCATGAGTAGGATGGCTTGCAGGACgccccggtccagcttggcctccGGATCCATGACCTGGGGTAACAGATCATGCTCGAGCCTGTGAAGTTCCAGCGCCAAGCCTGCCACGACCGAGAGGCGATACAGCTCGGTGCATATCATGGACGCCCTATCCACCAGCGGGCTGAGGAGTTCATAAGACTCGGGAGCGATGCGCACGGACTCCAGAGAGACAAGATTCACAAGCATCTGCTCTTCGGAGCGGGCCAGCTCATCGGAGCGGGCATGCAGGGATTGGACTTGGGCATGGGAGTGGATGTCTTCGCAGAGCATCTTTTCCTTttggcggcgaagaagaagaagacgaggaggggTGGTGGTTGTTGCGgttgcggcagcggcggcggcagcggcggcgaagaagaagaagacgagccaGCCGCTGTTTATGGATGGATAGGGGCAATTTAGGGTTTCTTCGGTAAG includes these proteins:
- the LOC124678500 gene encoding mitochondrial intermembrane space import and assembly protein 40 homolog isoform X2, yielding MLDFFVMHRAFSEDNNDSIDVKVQKALECPCVADLKSGPCGSGFIDAFSCFLRSTEEEKGSDCVKPFIALQNCIKENPEAVSKEILEEEENDEEAEKSNLKVRAPAWSREAKPKL
- the LOC124678500 gene encoding uncharacterized protein LOC124678500 isoform X1, translated to MLCEDIHSHAQVQSLHARSDELARSEEQMLVNLVSLESVRIAPESYELLSPLVDRASMICTELYRLSVVAGLALELHRLEHDLLPQVMDPEAKLDRGVLQAILLMKNSAIAIFDLGKAFKEAHISGQARLLSLLLHDATLRLLDMSSTIVSLREQHIPLLVQLVTALLAAPSV